In Oryza brachyantha chromosome 2, ObraRS2, whole genome shotgun sequence, a single window of DNA contains:
- the LOC102700495 gene encoding uncharacterized protein LOC102700495 isoform X1, with protein sequence MPGAGELEGARRLSDLAFDELSRLDLFSTSCSAPPPADLPQLLRLCLLSLPSSADSDLAFRRCTSLLVSLRGILSRNPGPSLLPALEVFLENIVSCNQLMSYFTVANAAMPKHSRVASVGSVCRGGNHFVLELMSHHFISAVQDEESFLSALSWSVKTKLEIPQIGFSGALSLLQKSYLLSSSPAIQAHFLLLACKCVGNGDLDMHLLAFEHAMNVYLSYLPALGVFRRTTSVKSSLVCFMETRPLNSCIQAATHQNLTCDINRLLSFCKLHSSDDLPTNDSDIASFIEEIQQLLHVESRQDIVTAVKSIVSNAIVLAKEEEMGRLDLNVSEGIICLAAALKLMASSFLQIMHGIRKIRVADASQITHYLEPSKLFNFISETIHLLGHYEANELERNDLFDTIGNPGDRELGAMLMLSHFATLSVHCLRMKFGFLWKGCIFMMMMANLCATEICRVLIDGLKESGVCCAGQDATLKGCIPRRSSTEIALRFKNIQKVYSQDKLGHGSGEGCSSDTLRRCTSTNGRDDVRAFLKYLPGYDENSSDDLLDFIECTPGLDCSNFWTQHKKFKKYKDEKWIRSKRQYSMRRLRTSKRWFK encoded by the exons atgcccggcgccggcgagctggagGGCGCGCGGCGCCTGTCTGACCTCGCCTTCGACGAGCTCTCACGTCTCGACCTCTTTTCCACCTCGTGCTCCGCCCCGCCACCCGCTGACCTCCCTCAGCTTCTCCGCCTCTGCCTCCTGTCGCTGCCTAGTTCCGCCGACTCCGACCTGGCGTTCCGCCGCTGCACCAGCTTGCTCGTCTCCCTCCGCGGTATCCTCTCCCGCAACCCTGGCCCCTCGCTACTCCCCGCTCTTGAG GTGTTCCTTGAGAATATTGTGTCTTGCAACCAACTGATGAGTTACTTTACTGTGGCCAATGCTGCCATGCCGAAACACTCAAGGGTCGCCTCTGTGGGTTCTGTGTGCCGTGGTGGGAACCATTTCGTCCTGGAGCTCATGTCCCACCACTTCATTTCAGCGGTGCAAGATGAGGAGTCGTTTTTGAGCGCGCTATCATGGTCAGTGAAGACTAAGTTGGAAATTCCACAAATAGGCTTTTCAGGAGCTCTTTCGTTGCTCCAAAAGAGTTACTTGCTCTCTAGTTCGCCCGCTATCCAGGCTCATTTCTTACTGCTGGCATGCAAGTGTGTTGGCAATGGGGATCTTGACATGCATTTGCTGGCGTTTGAGCATGCCATGAATGTTTATTTGAGTTACTTACCTGCACTAGGTGTTTTCAGAAGAACTACTAGTGTAAAAAGCTCATTGGTTTGTTTCATGGAAACAAGACCTTTGAACTCCTGTATACAAGCTGCAACTCATCAGAATCTAACCTGTGATATCAATCGACTGCTTTCATTTTGCAAGTTGCACTCCAGTGATGACTTGCCCACCAATGACAGTGATATAGCCAGTTTCATTGAAGAAATCCAGCAACTACTTCATGTAGAATCCAGGCAGGATATTGTTACTGCTGTGAAAAGCATAGTGTCCAATGCCATTGTTTTggcaaaggaggaggagatgggtaGATTAGATCTGAATGTTTCAGAGGGAATTATCTGCCTTGCTGCAGCACTTAAGCTAATGGCATCCTCTTTTTTACAGATTATGCATGGCATTAGGAAAATAAGAGTGGCAGATGCCAGTCAAATCACACATTATTTAGAACCTTCCAAGCTGTTTAACTTCATATCAGAAACCATCCACTTACTTGGACACTACGAAGCTAATGAGCTCGAGAGAAATGACTTATTTGATACCATTGGTAATCCTGGGGACAGGGAACTGGGTGCAATGCTAATGCTATCTCATTTTGCTACCTTATCAGTTCACTGTTTAAGAATGAAATTTGGCTTTCTGTGGAAAGGTTGCATtttcatgatgatgatggccAATCTATGTGCTACTGAAATCTGTAGAGTTCTTATTGATGGTTTAAAAGAATCTGGAGTTTGTTGTGCTGGCCAAGATGCCACTTTGAAG GGCTGTATTCCGAGAAGATCTTCCACAGAGATAGCATTACGGTTTAAGAACATACAGAAAGTTTATAGTCAAGATAAGCTTGGCCATGGCTCTGGCGAGGGTTGCAG TTCTGATACCCTTCGGAGGTGTACATCTACTAACGGAAGGGATGATGTTCGAGCCTTCCTTAAATACCTTCCAGGATATGATGAGAACTCTTCAGATGATCTACTTGATTTCATTGAATGCACACCCGGTCTGGATTGTTCAAATTTCTGGACGCAACACAAGAAGTTTAAAAAGTATAAGGACGAAAAATGGATCCGAAGCAAGAGACAATATTCTATGAGAAGACTGAGAACCTCAAAGAGATGGTTCAAGTAA
- the LOC102700495 gene encoding uncharacterized protein LOC102700495 isoform X2, with protein MPGAGELEGARRLSDLAFDELSRLDLFSTSCSAPPPADLPQLLRLCLLSLPSSADSDLAFRRCTSLLVSLRGILSRNPGPSLLPALEVAFS; from the exons atgcccggcgccggcgagctggagGGCGCGCGGCGCCTGTCTGACCTCGCCTTCGACGAGCTCTCACGTCTCGACCTCTTTTCCACCTCGTGCTCCGCCCCGCCACCCGCTGACCTCCCTCAGCTTCTCCGCCTCTGCCTCCTGTCGCTGCCTAGTTCCGCCGACTCCGACCTGGCGTTCCGCCGCTGCACCAGCTTGCTCGTCTCCCTCCGCGGTATCCTCTCCCGCAACCCTGGCCCCTCGCTACTCCCCGCTCTTGAG GTTGCATtttcatga